The Syntrophaceae bacterium genomic interval CCAGCATGTTGTCTGTTGTCTTGCCCATGGATTGCTCCTTTCGGATTCCGCGTCAGGAACGCGCTGCGTTTCTTGCCTTCTTTTCGAGGCCGATCGCCAGGTAAATCCCGAAGGAGATGAGAAGGATCATCCCCCAGTCACGGGCGGAAATGGGAGCCGTCTGGAAGAGCCGGTTCATGACGGGTGTGTAGGTAAACAGCATCTGGAGGACCACCATCACGGCGGATCCGACCAGGACCC includes:
- a CDS encoding HAD family hydrolase, which encodes VLVGSAVMVVLQMLFTYTPVMNRLFQTAPISARDWGMILLISFGIYLAIGLEKKARNAARS